The Eleginops maclovinus isolate JMC-PN-2008 ecotype Puerto Natales chromosome 3, JC_Emac_rtc_rv5, whole genome shotgun sequence genome includes a region encoding these proteins:
- the ggctb gene encoding gamma-glutamylcyclotransferase — protein sequence MLSPLRPPLLHIPLARLKLSTFPHLRPSLFSYPPLAEAGDNMQNEHTFLYFAYGSNLLKERLQLKNPSAAVHCVARLKNYRLMFGNYKGLASDRWHGGVATIEHSPGDKVWGVVWRMSMSDLESLDSQENVTLGAYSPVELSVKTKQQEINCRTYIMNSCVYAPPSPQYMQVIVMGAEQNSLPKDYQEKLRAIKTNMYEGPLPMMAELEQVRRGAKERANHRSDA from the exons ATGCTCTCTCCCCTCCGCCCTCCGCTCCTCCACATTCCGCTGGCTCGGCTCAAACTCTCCACCTTTCCTCACCTCCGACCCTCCTTGTTCTCATATCCTCCCCTGGCAGAAGCTGGTGACAACATGCAGAATGAGCACACCTTCCTGTACTTTGCATATGGCAGCAACCTGCTGAAGGAGCGGCTCCAGCTAAAGAACCCCTCTGCAGCAGTTCACTGTGTGGCCAGGCTCAAG AACTATAGGCTGATGTTTGGGAACTATAAAGGCCTTGCCAGTGACCGCTGGCATGGAGGTGTGGCCACCATAGAGCACAGCCCAGGGGACAAGGTGTGGGGTGTGGTGTGGAGGATGAGCATGTCTGATCTGGAGTCTCTAGACAG TCAAGAGAATGTGACGTTAGGTGCCTACAGTCCTGTGGAGCTGTCAGTGAAGACAAAACAGCAGGAGATCAACTGTCGTACTTACATAATGAACAGCTGTGTGTACGCCCCCCCGTCACCACAGTACATGCAG GTGATCGTGATGGGAGCAGAGCAGAACAGCTTGCCAAAGGACTACCAGGAGAAGCTGAGAGCCATCAAGACCAACATGTACGAGGGTCCTCTACCCATGATGGCTGAACTGGAGCAAGTCAGAAGAGGAGCCAAAGAGAGGGCCAACCATCGCTCTGATGCTTGA